A window of Malania oleifera isolate guangnan ecotype guangnan chromosome 5, ASM2987363v1, whole genome shotgun sequence contains these coding sequences:
- the LOC131156026 gene encoding non-specific lipid transfer protein GPI-anchored 16-like yields the protein MAAGLFSPFLYLIAISATLVSLNGQINTPCTTSMISSFTPCLNFITGSTSNGSATPTADCCSTLRTLTSTSMDCACLVVTGNVPLQLPINRALAFSLPRACNMPGVPIQCKASATPLPAPGPVLLGPTLAPAASASLASKASASLAPALEPEAPSELTPASSPVGLEAPTATPGIRPVLNSPTPSASKPSYTTSSSSLLEFIVTLVFVNCIIFI from the exons ATGGCCGCTGGTTTGTTCAGCCCTTTCCTCTACCTAATTGCAATCTCAGCAACTCTTGTTTCCCTTAATGGGCAGATTAACACGCCATGCACGACCTCAATGATCAGCAGCTTCACCCCTTGCCTCAATTTCATCACCGGAAGCACCAGCAATGGCTCTGCAACACCTACTGCAGATTGCTGCAGTACCCTGCGGACGCTCACCAGCACCAGCATGGATTGCGCTTGTCTCGTAGTGACCGGAAATGTTCCTCTTCAGCTTCCCATTAACAGAGCCCTAGCTTTCTCTCTTCCCCGAGCATGTAACATGCCTGGCGTCCCCATACAGTGCAAAG CGTCTGCTACCCCTCTGCCCGCGCCAG GACCTGTGTTGCTTGGGCCAACTCTTGCACCTGCCGCTTCTGCATCCCTTG CATCCAAGGCATCAGCGTCTCTGGCGCCGGCACTGGAACCGGAAGCACCTTCGGAGCTCACACCAGCGTCTTCACCGGTGGGATTAGAGGCTCCAACTGCAACTCCGGGGATCCGACCTGTGCTGAACAGCCCCACGCCCTCAGCCTCTAAACCATCTTACACCACCTCTTCCTCTTCTCTCCTAGAATTTATTGTAACCCTGGTTTTTGTGAATTGTATAATCTTCATCTGA